The window CACACTGGCGGCTGGGGAGAAGAAAGGGGAGAATCCATTAGTGCGATCCATAGCAAAGACTATACACTTTGCATTGTCATAAGTCACAGAGGCTCTGAAAAGTTGCTTGTCTCATTTTCTtggattttcatgtgtacaTCGAAAAATCGGAGATTTCTCACCATGCTctttgatgatggtgatgttaACCAAACGTTTTCCAATCTCAGCGATGCCCAGTGGCACATCCATGGCCTCCACCTGCAGCTGTTTCTTGTCATCGTCTTCATCCTTGACGAAGAGTGGCACGTGAACATCTACTAAATCCACACCTTCCTGGAACTCCACGGCACCCGCAGCCTCTGCAGAAAAGAAGCAAGTAAGATGCCAACATTTTGACAAGAATGCTAAAGATATAAGCTGCTTAGCAGACATCAGATCAGATGGGATACATAAAAGATGtgtgtggctcaggaggtagagcgggtcgatCTCTGGtgcctccagtccgcatgtcaaagtgtccttgagcaagatattgaaccccaaattgctcccgataGCTGTGCCAGtggtgtgtgagagtgtgtgtgtgaatatgcattagattagatcctgatgaACAGGTTTATACCTTGCATggcagcatatgaatgtgtgtgtgaattggtgaatgttgacatgtattgcaaagcgctttgagtgggaggaagactagaaaggtacTATTCCATTTATCATAAGTCCCTTATCCATAATCACAATCTGATcatttgaatattgtttttatctACAAACTGAATAGATGACCATGAGACACTGAACATGTGCAGAtcccaaccacacacacaaacaaacacacacctctgtcTGTGGCCACAGTGTAGTAGCCAGGCACCACTTTGAGGTCATGGAAGTTTCCGGACTGGACATTTTTCTCTGTCAGCTTGACAATATCAGGGTAGCTGCTGCGTGGAGCAGACAGGACAGTGTCCATGATGGCGTAGTCCTGCCTGGAGATAACAGGAGAGGCAGAGAAGTTAAACTCATGCAACCTTACCCTTATGTGACCGGACCCATAGAAGCAAGATAATCTAGGTAATGCATCAATATGAATGTTACCTTTTCCCAGCGTTTCTCTGCGTTCTGCAAGAACCAAAACAGATATTGATGAATGACAGAATGGACAGacatttcatttccatttttgatttgagaatgtgtgaaaatacaaattaacGTGAGATTATTAagaaacaacacacactctATCTACATACCAGTACACATACAAGACATAATTAACATCTCTTACCTAAATGAGGTCTTTTGCACTTTCTGGGCCCCAGGAATCTGCTTGTACACCTCATTAAGCTGGATGAAAGAACAAATACAGTATTCAGTGATACAGTAATCATTCACACACCCATACATGTGCCCGccagcaaataaaaacacactcacgTTATCAGATACTTCCTTGCGGAGCTGTTCGGCATCTCTGGATTCAGGGCGAGAGAGATTCTCAGAGAACAACCTATTAAGCCGGAGAGAGACCGGGAACTGGACTACAAGGGAAAAGAGGTTTAGAGTTGTAGctttcattatttaaatatcAAATCTGGGTCCCTAACTTCTTTAGACCAAAAGATCAGTTTACTGTTCCTTGTAgaaatttgcttttaaaactaTTTATCACTCACTGGTCTCTTTAGGGTTGGGCTTTATCAAAGCCTGGGGGTGATTGGGTGCTCGGTGCACATTATCCGTGACCTTCCAGCGAACAACATCAGTGCCTTTGGGTGGGCCGGTCCTCACCAGCGGAGTGTCCAGATGGTCTGAGGTGAGCAGAGACTGACGGAGCAGATACTCATCTTCCTTAAAGCCAACCATGCGACCTGGAAAGAATATAACGCCGGCTGAATCATAGTCAACATGGTTCCAAGTGGGACAATAAAGGATTCAAAGCCATTCTTTCACTTTTAATACAACACACATCTTACCTTTTCTACAGCAAGGCAGCAGGGCAAGACAGCTCTGTGGCAAGACAAGAAAGGATGCATTACTTCGACTGTAacttaaaaatattgtttttgtgtataaAGGTATGTGTTTTTCATACCTGCCAGCAGGTTTTGCAGCAGGCAcagtatttccagcagcagagcagcagaagTGCCAGCAGTAACAAGAGGAACAAGAGGAGAGGGAGCAACCACAGGAGGCTAGCAGGGGGGCAGTCTGAAGAGTCAAAAAGAAGTAGAAAAAGTTACAACACTGATACAGAGCAGAGATTTAACTGGAACACAGAAAAGAGCTCACATCACTCCCATTCTAAAGTCACTGTTCGGGCTTCTAGTTTGTCTTATCACCTCATTGAGTTGATATtgcaaacatgttagcaaacagtaaGAACTGCAGTCTGATGATAGTTCTcagtgggtttgtcactatgagtgacacTTTTCGCAGTACATGTAGGTATTTGATccaatgttaaaataaaaatgtcgaTTAGAGCAGCTTGGTCTCAGGGCTCACTTTTTTCTTGAGCTTTCAATTACATCTCACAGTGTTCAAGCTGCTCTCAGTTACTGTGGATCATTCAGTTTtcactggaactactttctaccgTAGAAATAGTCCCAGTGAAAACTGTTCACtgtgtgttctgtggattataTGCAGTAACCGGGACACTATTTCTGGAAGAACACGCTGGTGAGTGAATTGATATGATACCAGTAATTTTGggtgaaccaaccctttaagATGGTATTTTTGAATCTATTCATGGACCTGCCCCTGGCTGGTTATCATTGATGTACTGAAGAGATAtgttcaaaatatgttttaagctTTTTTGTCTTACTGTAAAGCACTTCCTGTTTATAATAAGTAAATTATAAACACTATACATCTTATCAAGGCAGAATATCACATACAGTAGCTAGGTCACATCTTTGACAGCAAATTACAACAGGAAAGTGCTTCAACAAATGATACTTCACTTGCTGTCTTAACAGCACACAGCATATGAAGAATAACCTGTAGCTCACCTTTTTTCTCAAGGACCTGAATTTCCAAGTCTTTAACATTCAGATCCTTCGAGTTTTCGACAGTGTAGTAGTACGTGCAGTCGTCTTCCTCATCACGGAAACTGCATGAATCAAGCACCTTTTCCCCtgaaaacacatgcatacacacacagatgaactATTATCAGTTGTTTTTAGGCATTAATTCTAcagtgtcatcatcatcattatgatCTAAAAGAATGTGAGGTTAATATGCAGAGTGTTTCTGGATAagtcattatcaattcattaattattaatcatttgtGCCTACGTTCTTTGAGTTCATCCACCATGACGAAGTTGAAGGGACACTTGTCACACTCCTCTTTGtccttcttctctcctgtcttCCAAGCCCAACACTGAGCACAGCTCCTTGTAGCCTCACAAACGCCCAACTGGGCCTggaaaggacacacacacattaaaagaCAGTCAGACAGGACTGTACAGAAACGCTAAGGCTAAAAGGATACAAGCATATACATAAAGTATAAACATTATCAAATTTAATGAGTCATTGAGTGTAGCTGAAGCAAATGAATGACTAGAAATTGTGTTGGAGCTGAGAATTTATATCAATACACACCCTCCCTGACATAGATTGATGCATAAagacacatatttatttatacatggCATCCACACACACCTGGAAATTTGGCTCACAGGCTGAAGTCATCTCAATTACAGAGGTCGGACACTCACAGCGGCCACATACACATGTACCTCGCCCGTTGCAGACACCCTGGTACAGATAAACACAGTTAGTCACTGATTTGAGATACACTGACATGTAAGGTGACACAATGACTTGATCACCAAACAAAAAGAGTTGGCTCTACTCACCCCCTTGCTGTCCAGACAGGTTTGGTTGCTCTTGGGACACTCACAGGCTTTGCCCGTCCAGCCCTCAGCACATGAACACTGGCCCATAACGCAAGAGCCACGGTCTGATaagagaagaaataataaaattgaattgttttatcacTGCATGTGGGGAGATGGGAGTGTTGTGGTTGTTAAAGCAGAAATTCCTAATAGgattaagaaattaaaaataagacaGCTTGCAACTAGCCGTTCTTGTCACTCACACTTTAGCTAAACTATGTCCTCTAGCATCAGGAAAGTGAACAACCTGTTGATTAGCAGGAACATAAAATGatggtgaaaattaatttaaaccaatttctgcttttcaaagcaaaaaaatgatgtttttggaCACTTGAAGGCCAGGAAACAAGCTGTAACAAcattgacatacagtattatcaCTATATAAAGTTAATGCTAATGCGCAAACGTTTGCCTATTTACAcaacagcagacacagaacaacatttctactcatttggagtcgtgtttttGTCTATGTCATGAGTGTACGTCCAAAGttcacttcttttaaatctgttttggtTTCAACGAACTGCCATGCATTTAGCAGGCATCTGAAtcattagctgctaaatgctccactatattcACTAGCTAGCCAcaaactttgtctgtctgctgtttggtaaTGGGCATCATACATTCAGTTTATCAGAGATTTATTCCAGAAAACAGGGCTGGAAATATGGTTAATGAGCATGGTGAGactaaaccaaaaataaaaaagcagcGTTACGAGCTGtaaagccaaaacaatgagctgaaagatgctaaaatgctccatagatGGGAACTGCAGAGATGGAAcctaattctctgtgggtttgtcacgaCGAACATCTCCTTTCATGTACACATAGGTATTTAatctattgttaatataaaaaaaattgattagTACAGCTTTAAAAATCTAGGGATTTTTGGGTGAAAGCATGGTAACCAGATTCATCATAATCTATTACGTATGTTTGTATACAAATAGtacataattaaaataatatgaCATACATAATATGTATAAAGAATAGCATAATAGTATTCACatattttaagttttgtttgttttttgttcttgtgaaagtacagcatgtactgtatataggaTGTCTCTTATTTGCAATATTCATACAGTTGGTTGGGGAATACAAACATATGCACAACAGTGCAGCTACCACAGATGGTCGTACCATTGCAGAGGAGGCCTCCGAATCTTTGACACTGAGTCTTGCTGTACTGACAGTAGGGTCCTTCAAATTGATCTGGGTTGTAGCACACACAGGTTCCACACGCCATGCAGTCTCCGCGGCCTGAACAAGCCTCCGTCATGCCTTGACCTATACAATGGCTGGTGTCCAGAGCTGTAGAAGTAGCTGAGCAGTTACAGAATGTGCCCTGCCTGAAGGCGACACGtgacaaaacaaagagaaaaacaaagactttGTTGAGCCTGGAGGCCTGAACGGTCCATCACTTGGGAGTCACTTGACAGTCACTACTTAACCCTGGTAAAAATGTGGTGTTTTTAttcttagttttttttaaatgaagtacTAATTAAAGTCTCACCAGCCATCATAGCACTGACACTTCCCGCACACCAGGGCTCCGTTGCCGTGGCATCTAGGTGCTTGAGGGATGGAGGTCTGGAGCACAGACATAAGGGACATTAGAATGAAGGAGTGAGTCACTTCATTTCAACCATTTGTGAGCCTCTGAGAGTTTAtctgcctgtatgtgtgtacctTTTCACAGTTGCAGGTTGGACACAAAATCGAGGCATTAATATTTACGGCGGCGTTAAAGGTTGTAGGTTTGACTTTCATTATCCCCTCTTTTTCATCAAGATTCCTCTGACAGACAGGATCGTCACCGATCATGCGCTGGGCTTTGAGCCGCATCCTGAACTTGCCCTGGAGAACACGCAAACATGCAGATTGTTagtgcatatgtatgtgtgtgtgtgtgtgtgtgtgtatgtttgcactGAGCTATTTGGTGAGTCACTAATAGGGTTAGTCAGAGACAACAAATTTCCATTATTTGGACAGAATTTTGCTGTTTGATACTTCATATCTCCACAACAGGAAAGACACAATGCATCTGATTGTGTTGAGTGTTTGAGATAATGTCAGGCCGATAATGCATATCATCACTATATATTGCTCCTGCCCTGTTttgatcacttttttttttattgttgtttgccTCTCCACATAAATAAGTAAAGTGTGGCTGAAAAATGAGTCATAATGCCATAAGAGGAAATTCTTAATGATGACTTCCATGTGACATTAAAGATTGGCTGTCATGTTAAACATGTGGGTGATTATGAAGATCAAGAGGGGGAATGGAAACTGTGCTGTGATATTAGATGTTGGATTCTCCTCCAACTTATTTACTTTTGTATCTATTCTCTTGAGTATTTTAAATTCTAATGCTTTAAATCCCAAAATATCAAGCTATATGAGAAGCTTCTTAAAACCAAGAGTCCATGACTGAATGTTAGTATGTATGGTCAGTATAATCATCTTGTTTTGCCACTTACTATTTCTCCAGGTTTGAAATTAAAGGCTCCATATTCTTTAACTTGTCCACTGGTGGACAAGAACTGAGACTGAAAAGCCTTGGGTTTGTCCTGTGCATGGATGCTCATCTTAGAACGGATATTCTGAAAGGACATATGAGAGTATCAGCAACATTAGTTTGATGCTGGTGCTGGCAACTGTTAAAAACTAACTCTTCCTCCTGGCAATTATCAAAAGAGGTGACCTTTACCTTGAAGGCACTCTCCATGATTTGCAGGATATTGGATGAGTCCTCTTGCAGCAGACCAACCTCAGCAATGGGGAAATACTTATGGAGTTTCTAGACAAAGAAGTGCACACAATACAAATAATGTAGATCCATGACCTAAACACTAACCTTAAACTTGACACCATGTTTTAGGAGCATAACTTCAATGAAGGCTGAATAATTTAAGCCCACCAACCTCGTAGTATGTGTAGGAGTGGTTGGTGACAGCAAATATGGGAATGATGTTGTGTTTGCCAAGCACACGGACCAGTGTGGGCACTGAGGGGTAATCCTGTGTGACATCCTCTGTGTAGCTCCCCGTTGCGTCCAGGTGGCACTGCTCATCGTTCCGCCGCAGGATGCCTGACAGTACGTTGGCGCCGTCAGCCTCGTAGTGGAAGGCAGATTCGGTGGAGAAAACCAGAAGATGTGTGCTGAGGTCGCGCCATCCAATCTTATCCTAGGATAAGAATACGAATAAAATGGGAGCAGAAGATACAATGGTTAGTGGAGAATAATCAAGTAAAAGGAATTAAAAGATGAACCTTGTGCTGAATAGAAGCTGTTGTGGCCAAAGTGACAAGTCACGGGATGTTGGCATTGTCTTAGGTCGGTTGCTTTAAAAACGGAGCGGAAACAAACTGTCAACACGAAGTTGaaatattatcaccttttaagttgatatggtgaatgtgttagcaaataGCTGCCTATTTTCACATCTAACAGATTCTGAGCaccattatcattcatttggagtcatgtttctggccacctggtgaATAGAAGtctaatatatataatatatagagCAAGGAGGCCTGGTGAGGTACAGTGTTAGCTTGTTCTTTTCCTTGTGTGTGGAGACAACTGAAGTGAGTGACGTGCTACAAACTGTGTGTAACAGTGGCACAAATAGAGAAGAGTCATAAAGTTGGTTaactgactcagtaatgtcaTTTACACAACACTATCTACCTAAATCTAACATCTGCCAATATCAGCCACCacaagctactggtcataccagaccaagtaaggctgtagcagcaaaacccctgagtgtGTTGAATTAAGCAAAGGtgcattttatttcttacaaacttaacatttcatttgtaataGCGAAAATTGGTTTGTCTTCTAAATTGTATTCAGTATTCTTACTAACCCCACAGACTCCAGCCTGCAGTATGGCATCAAACCCTCCTTCAGGAGCGTCCAAGTTGCCAGATATTTTCTCACTCTGGAGCCGACGAGTGAAGTCATCCACGTCGTTGGTCAGCTTGATGACATTTTTGAAAGAGAATGGAGGGTCGCTGTTGGGCCACGGTTGAGCAAgtctgagggaaaaaaaagaaggacggacaatgttaatgttattttgcaatgttaatgttattgtgcaaaatgttattttgcactacagtatgtatgtatgtgctaCACATCCTTCAAGATGTTAAtatcacactctctctcttacttGGAGGGTCTCATGTCAGTCTGGGGCTCGACCACTTTGTCCACAAACTTTCCAAAGCCAATGGTGTAGTTATTTGACAGCGTCCCCACCAATGAAGCTACAGGAAATACATTCACTATCAGTATTACAGTGACAACTTAATCAACATTCATCACAACGCACTGCCTGTGCAAAGCCGCTCACCCAGCTTATTCCCCATCCTCTTCAAGTTGTCTAAATCGTCTTCCATGGAGTTAGAGAAGTCCATAAGAATGTAAAGGTCCAGAGGTCCTTTGGTCGGAGCAAACACCTCCACATCcacctccttttcctctccagGCAGAAAAGTCATGCTCATCTGCTGCGGAGACACTTGAGACTGCTGGAGTGAGACATCAATCTGTTTCTGCTGCAAAGTGGCAATggagagagagcgggagggAAAATTACAATTTCTAACTTGAAAAAATAACATAACTTTAAAGAACGGTGGCATGATTGGAAGAGAAATGAGAGTGATGAAGACTTACTCTTTCCATCATCATACTACTTTTAGCAGTAATAACAGCCGCAGCACTGCAGCCATGGGCGAGTATATTCTCATGCAGGTCACAGCGAGGGCCATTAAAGGTCTGAGAAAAGAGGACGTTTGATTAGTGAGTTTTGCTTCGTTGACATAAAATTACAGAGTCTTCACATAACAGtcattttagttttatgtttaagattaattcttgaccttggaaatagtagtttgacaaaaaaacaaaaaatctcaactcaaggtcgaCTTATCAGCTTTATCCAGAGCTTTCACCCATTTTTCATATTGAATCATCTCCATGACATCctctgatgaagaccatgacaTGTAGTTGAAAGCCCctgaaaaagctagtaagtggaccatgaggtatttttttcaaattatgaATTGGAATTTCTCTTCCTAACTGCTTCATTatatttgacaattttagaatagatggtaaaacattttataaagcaAATCATTATGAGTTTTTGGAATAAAATCAATGTCCTGGACTGAACGTGCTCTCAGTAAATGACTTCTGCTCTACATGGTAGCACATTACACAAGGGCAAAGTAGTTACACAATGCACAGCTCAAAATACTAATTAAGTACATGGTATGCTAAAAAGGGCAGCATATCCCCCTGAGGAATGCTGCCTCGGGGAGAAATGTCCTAATGATTCATCTTAGGACTGACTGTTTTGAAAATTGTCCTTTTAAATTCCTGCTGTTTTCAGCTCTCACCTCATCAGGGCAGTAAGCACAGCCTTTCCCAGCCTGCAGGCATTCTGAGCAGGTCTTAGACCTGGAAGCGAAGCAGTAGTTCTCTGTTGGGGGGTGGAGAGAGATCAGGAGGGGAGAGCGTCAGGAAGAGtcacagagaggaaggaaaagtgAGGATCAAGCCCATGAAACAAAGCAAGAATACTTGTGATAACAGTAAACAGACTTTAGTACAACATCTCATTTATTCCTGAGAGTGTTCCAAATGAAACCAATGCTCTTTCTCCAGTTTATCTAAAGGCAGCAGCTACCAAACAGTAAAGAAGTCAGTTCAAGGTGACAACTTTAAAGTGCTTGTTTTGactgaccaacaatccaaaaccacaaaatattccatttatagtgatataaaacagtaaaattcagCAAATACTCAGATTTGAGAAGCTAACTAGAGAATGTTGATAAATGACGACAAAACCAATGAAGTGACTAATTGTTTAGCACAAATTAAATTCATCATCCACTATACCTCTGATCACAGTAACATTAAAAAGAGGCCTAAAAAGCTGTGGCAACAAATTGATAGCCTTTATGTAGACATCGGCAcgcacacaaaataaaaactgcagtaAATTACTTGTAGTGACAAAAAAATAGTTGTGATTCTGGTCTTCTGTACCTTCAGCATAACAGCAAGTCAGCAGGACGGCTAGAAGCCCAAGCCCCACTGAGAGATGTAACGTCCATCTCCCCATCTCCTTCctgcaacagaaaaacacaaacaaatacagtatatgtatgtgAACAATTAAGTTCAAATCCACtgttaaagagagaaaagagaggaaaaaaaactcagagAGAAAGACTGTTTTCCCTCGGTCTTCACAGACTAGGGTGTAACTTGAACCACCTGTACTTTCCCTCAGTCAAGGCTCAGAGAAAGCGAACAGGCCCAGACATTCCCGTTTCCCTCACCTTGGTTTGTAAAAAGAGCTGCTAACTGAGAGTTGTTCAAAACAGAAATTAGTTTTACACTTTCAGAAAATCCCACTATGAGTAGACTAACTAAATAACTGAATCTCAAgagatgtattatttttatacgTGGACTCAGGTATGAACAGTGAGCTACTAAACTTTGTTATCCAACGGAAAACGCTGTCAATAATTTcgattggaactactttctacagACAAATAATGCCTTTGAAAACTGCTGACAGTGACGTCTGTCGATTATGCAGACTAACAGGGACTCTGATTCTGTAAATAGATGCTGGCATGGaagttttttaatgtcatttaccAATGTTTTGGGCACCTTGagtgaaaaacagaagacagaTACCTTGaaacttgttgtttttgacTAACCTCTGCATGGCTAAATACCTCTAGATGGtagtgagaaaatatttttttggtaatttctgtgtctgatttcttttaaaagtttttttttctttgcaaaaaaCTATTCCTACTCCCAGATGATAATATAAATGTGCTCTTTAGACTTTAGACTTAGACTATTGGTGACTAAGTAGTGACCTACATACAGTTTTAAATTGGTGTACTGTCATTCTCATACAGCTAATACCAGGCAGAGGCATACAATAAAGAGCCAGTAGAGGCATGGTAAAAAGTGACAAAAGAGTCAGTACAGGAAGGGACCAATACAGGGAAGGAAGTAGAAATATTCCAGGCAGTCATGCAGTGTAGagtcttcacaataaaaacactttataaTTTTATGCTGGAATCTTGGATGGAAAACAATCTGATAGACAGGAAGCCGCTACAGTGATCTCCGCTAGACGCAGGAGAAGGAGAGTGAACAAAGGGCACTTATGTGGTATGAAATGTCTCAGTAATTGTCTCAGTGGGCAGACAATTGAATATGTGCCACAGGGCacaaaaaatgatgatttatgCTCAGAAGATTTACAACTTCAAGAAGGAATTTCTCCTTGAGGCGTGAGAATGACCTGTCTAAGTTAAAAACACAGCCCAAAAACACATGGGAAAGGCACCATGGCACCTCACTGTGAAGTTGAGCTGACTACAGGtgcgtgcgcatgtgtgtgtgtgtgtgtgtgtgtgtgtgtgtgtgtgagttcatgCCATAAGGTGTCACATAAATCACTGACCAAGATGGGTCAGGGAAAAAAACCGAACAGACCAGCTCTTATCCTCCAAACTTGACCATCAGTCACGGAATATGAGCTGAAAAAGCACTTTGTATTTTGCTCCTTCTcacacaaaatcaaaggcaCGCAGGCGTTTATGACACTGACAATAAACTTAAGAGATGCAAATTACACCctcaaagagacagaaaataaaactgagtCATTCATGCTGCCTCTTCATTGGCCTGAATGACTCCGTGGCACAAAAAAGAGGAGACGTTCAAAGCTGTAGTTGTTTCTCTACAGACAAAAAACATGCCTGCCAGGTGAACATACCACTGCTGGGCGTGGGTCTGACCCCggcatgacatcatcagataGGGGTGGGGGTCTTTAGTAACAGGTTTGAGGGGTCATGCTAAGGGGCCTGCCGTTGACAGCAAGCTAAATCACAATTAAACACACCTGGAAAACCCCAGCCTTTGAAGTTatcactgcaaaaaaagaaactgaataaCACAAATGAAGCTAATACAGCAGGTCTGTGGGTTTAATAATATGTCTAAATCAGTAGATGAGAGCAAACTGTGCTTTCACCTGTGTTATATTGTAGTATGTGCTTTGATGTGGGCAATCATGCAGAAAAGGCAGCTgaaattgccaaaaaaaaaaaattcaagagAAAATAACCACTAAGTTAAATCCAAATCCTTCCAGAGTTCAATCTTTACTCTTGCATGCAATTCTAAACCACATGGTGAGATATAAAGTTACATAACGCACACTATACAGCCATTCACCTTGTTCATAAgtcaaacaaatacaaaccaGGAGTATACCCAGCAAATTCTATGAGGCTGAGAAGAACAAGTTTGAGGTGAAGGGCACTAAAAACAATGGAGACATTGGGAAATTTATGATTGGATACAAAGAGATTACTAATCAAACAAACCTCTTACTGCGTTCTCGCCCAGTCCAGGTCCAAAAGTCcaacaataaataagaaaaacactaaATCCTTTTTGCTTTCTGTCACCCACGGGTTGGGAAAAAGTTTGTATCCACCTGtgttgtaaaaaacaaaatcctcaAGTCCTCACGTGCAAAAGTTCAAAGTTCCCCCAAAAAAAGTACGGACCTagtttttctcttctgtcttttgtttcttccttcCTTTACAGTCCAGTCTGGTCAAATATTGACTTCTTTGCCCCTAAACTCAGCTGagtcgagtgtgtgtgtgtctgccttttACTGTGTGTTGCAGAGAGATTTAAGAGTGAGACTCAGAGCAACTGActgagtgtgactgtgtgtgctgtgacttgATCCCTCCTTTAGCTTCtgcactctctcacacacacacatataaacacacgcacgcacgcgcacacacacacacacacccacacactatCCCTTCCCTATCCAGGTGAGTAGCTGT is drawn from Thunnus thynnus chromosome 20, fThuThy2.1, whole genome shotgun sequence and contains these coding sequences:
- the itgb4 gene encoding integrin beta-4 isoform X2 — its product is MGRWTLHLSVGLGLLAVLLTCCYAEENYCFASRSKTCSECLQAGKGCAYCPDETFNGPRCDLHENILAHGCSAAAVITAKSSMMMERQKQIDVSLQQSQVSPQQMSMTFLPGEEKEVDVEVFAPTKGPLDLYILMDFSNSMEDDLDNLKRMGNKLASLVGTLSNNYTIGFGKFVDKVVEPQTDMRPSKLAQPWPNSDPPFSFKNVIKLTNDVDDFTRRLQSEKISGNLDAPEGGFDAILQAGVCGDKIGWRDLSTHLLVFSTESAFHYEADGANVLSGILRRNDEQCHLDATGSYTEDVTQDYPSVPTLVRVLGKHNIIPIFAVTNHSYTYYEKLHKYFPIAEVGLLQEDSSNILQIMESAFKNIRSKMSIHAQDKPKAFQSQFLSTSGQVKEYGAFNFKPGEIGKFRMRLKAQRMIGDDPVCQRNLDEKEGIMKVKPTTFNAAVNINASILCPTCNCEKTSIPQAPRCHGNGALVCGKCQCYDGWQGTFCNCSATSTALDTSHCIGQGMTEACSGRGDCMACGTCVCYNPDQFEGPYCQYSKTQCQRFGGLLCNDRGSCVMGQCSCAEGWTGKACECPKSNQTCLDSKGGVCNGRGTCVCGRCECPTSVIEMTSACEPNFQAQLGVCEATRSCAQCWAWKTGEKKDKEECDKCPFNFVMVDELKEREKVLDSCSFRDEEDDCTYYYTVENSKDLNVKDLEIQVLEKKDCPPASLLWLLPLLLFLLLLLALLLLCCWKYCACCKTCWQSCLALLPCCRKGRMVGFKEDEYLLRQSLLTSDHLDTPLVRTGPPKGTDVVRWKVTDNVHRAPNHPQALIKPNPKETIQFPVSLRLNRLFSENLSRPESRDAEQLRKEVSDNLNEVYKQIPGAQKVQKTSFRTQRNAGKRQDYAIMDTVLSAPRSSYPDIVKLTEKNVQSGNFHDLKVVPGYYTVATDREAAGAVEFQEGVDLVDVHVPLFVKDEDDDKKQLQVEAMDVPLGIAEIGKRLVNITIIKEHAASVFSFLQPAYTYSRQDGVANIPISREIIEDGRTQVSYRTRDLTAKDKKDYVTVEGDLTYGPGETQKTVPVRLLELGEKDGLLEDKQVKQFVMDLSNPRQGGKLGRYPRTTVTITDQPEPSVMMFKKGTQNFNTSDPSYTIPVVRTRNQDSPATVKWRTKKAQRFELSGPLKFSPGETEKNIVIDPSAHPGPVQPETFQLELFDPSSNASIGERKTTLVNIIDGVPTSPEFFPMQEKSYTKRLNSPGGYLNSPENVKAKASGPRSIHVNWDPLSGNPMGYKVKYWVYGDQEHEAEIMDVKTPQAELTNLYPYCDYEMRVCAYNAMGDGYDTDIVECQTLPDVPGEPGRLAFNVINQTVTQLSWAEPAETNGNITAYEVVYTPIDDESKPVGTAKKVKIDNPKKRMLLIENLQSAQTYRYEVRAKNSVGWGPYRDATINLASQPARPLSIPIIPDIPIVDADAGDEYDNYLMYSNEVLKSPTGSKTPSVSGDDYMMNGKWDQNFLFPGGSVTRNLSTSSSPMSTLSSNYKGTDSSFTTDTTTTFMSGAGGFGYTGMQSSSQSQFSYNLSQGSRARTQSSDVNEALYNLDRVLQDARLSPGVPDTPSRLVFSALGPTALKVSWQEPHCEKDIQGYCVLYQLINGGEVKRINVTNPAENSVIIQDLLPNHSYLFKVKAQSQEGWGPEREGVITIESAVDPKSPLSPMPGSPFTLSTPSAPGPLVFTALSPDSLQLSWEKPRKPNGDILGYVVTCEQLHGGGDVRSFQVNGDSAETSLTVPNLTENVPYKFKVQARTTQGFGPEREGIITIESQDGSALSQYNSQSMTRREVFQMPTEVNTRTTVSHTMLNDPFFSDGMMMTTQHTETSGMVTRQVTKEVVQRSVMAGSTVTKKMLYES